GAGTACCGCTGCGCTGAGTACGAGTACGAAGACGGAAAAAGAAACTCGGAGCGTACTCTTTCAATCCTTTCGCGACTGAGACCATAGCCATTCGATCGCGGCAGCAATGTCGGCTTGGTGGTCATCGTTGATCAGCCCGCCATGCCCGATCCCCTGCATCAAAACTCGACGTTTCGGTTCGGGCAAGCGATCAAACACGCTGTCTTGCTGAGTTACCGGTACCAATTCATCCAGTTCACTCTGCAACATCACCGATGCGACGCCAACCTTCGGTGCGGTGTGCAGTAAATTCAGTTCGTTGGGTAAACTTTCTGCGATAGCGTGCGCCAACTTCCCAAACGGATACCGATCAGCAACCCTCTTCACCGTGTCGATCAGCGGTGGAGGATTTCGCAGTACCAAACCTGAGACTCGATCACCGAACTCACCCGCCAAGTACGTCGCGGTCGTGCAACCGAGCGAGTTCCCGGTAAGCCAGACCTTCGTTTTTGTCAGATCGATCTGTTCGAGAAGATGCAGAAAGAATGGTGTTGCACGTTTTGCAAGATTGGCAAGTGAAGGGCGACCGCTCGATCGCCCATAGCCTGGAGCGTTCCAGGTACAGTGCCGAACATGCACTCCGCTAAGAATGCTTCCCGGCCAATCCGTCGCTCGCTCGGCTCGCCCAGCCGTTCCGGGAAATTTGACAACCAACAGATCCGGTGTCTGATCAGGCTGCAGATCGCCAACGAAGTATTCGTCTCGCTGACCATCCGATTCATAGAACCGACGCTGTTTGGTCCCAAAATCCAACTCGTTTTGCGAGGGCCGCAAAACGAATCGATCCAGTAGGCGACGTCGAAACGCGACGATCATACAGCCGAAATCCGGTAACGAGGTCGTTTCATAATCGATGGCTCCCAGGTGAACTCCCCACAATAGATTTTAGGAGAGAGGGAAACCGATGGGCGACCAGGGCGGTGCCGTAGTTCACAAGACTGATGTTCGCCCGCCAAATTGGCTAGGCGAATCGGCTGGGCGAAAAAACCGGTCGGCGTGTGCCGACCAAAACGGCAATCGCAGTCGTCTTAGGTGACCCGCTGGCCGGGCTGTGCGCCGTCATCGACGGATAGCATAAAGATGTCGCCGCCACCGGGGCCCGATGCACAGACCATACCTTCGCTAAGCCCGAATCGCATTTTGCGTGGCTTCAAGTTGGCAACCATAACGACCAATCGTCCGACAATCTTTTCGGGATCATAGGCAGACTTGATACCGGCGAAGACTTGGCGTGTTTCGTCGCCACCCAATCCGAGCGTCAGCTTCAGCAGTTTGTTCGCTTCGGGAACATGTTCGGCTGACAGGATACGAGCAACTCGCAAGTCGACTTTGACAAAATCATCGATCGTAATTTCTTCTTCGATCGGTTTGTCTTTGATCCATTGGTCTGAATCATTGAACTGCGTACCGGCAGCGGGTGCATCACTGTCCGCAGCGGCTTGCTCTTTTCCTTCTTCAATCATCTCAATTAAATCCTCAGGTTGAATACGTTCCATCATACGTTTGAATTTTTCGACCGACGTGCCTAGCAATGGCGTTTGGCTCTGGTCCCACGACGTGATCGAATCGTTAAGCAGGTTGGCGCACTTGTCTGCCAATGAAGGCAAGACTGGCGAAAGGTAAATCGCCAATTGACGGAACAAGTTCAGCGCGACCGTAACGA
This is a stretch of genomic DNA from Stieleria sp. JC731. It encodes these proteins:
- a CDS encoding alpha/beta hydrolase, which produces MIVAFRRRLLDRFVLRPSQNELDFGTKQRRFYESDGQRDEYFVGDLQPDQTPDLLVVKFPGTAGRAERATDWPGSILSGVHVRHCTWNAPGYGRSSGRPSLANLAKRATPFFLHLLEQIDLTKTKVWLTGNSLGCTTATYLAGEFGDRVSGLVLRNPPPLIDTVKRVADRYPFGKLAHAIAESLPNELNLLHTAPKVGVASVMLQSELDELVPVTQQDSVFDRLPEPKRRVLMQGIGHGGLINDDHQADIAAAIEWLWSQSRKD